In one Amia ocellicauda isolate fAmiCal2 chromosome 2, fAmiCal2.hap1, whole genome shotgun sequence genomic region, the following are encoded:
- the LOC136765559 gene encoding desmoglein-2.1, producing the protein MAKISIACIGTLWIVIVIINKCESKKNGHRSKRQISWITFPVTLKENVDYTDREFIVKIQSDNDTQGHIEYSIRGQGATEEPKNLFTIDPKNGYIRINNILDREKQSHYTIYGMAKNMHNLSVELQEITINFTVEDQNDCPPVFKMNQAGSVHELSIKETEVMQIIATDDDEPNTQNSKIAFSILEQSPAGQMMFRLDSNTGKIYVKESNLDREIQGSYSLIVQGTDLGGSAGGMTGTGTVQIIIEDVNDNPPTLIGESCVFSVKENIDHGEIWRIKVEDLDQKYSDNWLAVFKIKSGNEAGYFTITTDPKTNEGVVMLNKAIDYEEISSFELTVEVTNKAVFYTSVSETKHNKIIVNVKNVLEGPKFHRKIYAIPVSEDRRKFTSHTVIGTYQAISEDNRMIIKNASYFKRNDPENWLIIDEHTAEIRLNKIPDRESKFIINGKYNVEILCITKDFASETATGTITLEVEDFNDHCPRLTSTIQSLCTEDQVVYVTAEDEDADPNAAPFTFSIVPEGTKCKWMVESLNGTTAILRSKTRLWPGSYQVTINVQDQQGLACPDHQVVQVDICTCNEVKTPCRDRLPKKTSTFGPAGIALLILGFVILSIVPLLLLFCVCGRDCGGICGGVCWGDCQEDHKNNFSQISTGISNLIAYHTEGPGEDNDMLKKQTSSKQELPPFNVYVGGKPRPEPINIIFRPAESNFEGIALHEAYLKNYYMMKANHFAAEECHRGTDDFLVYDKESQESPAGSVGCCSFIEEDHDLEFLNDIGTRFKSLAEICISKEVKSDILICPPISPVQPSSILTDTETTYKAVHLTTNTVVPHSVCVIQQPAFYPTTPNAQTIQYTEDPQVHNIILVSEGSSVSHLQGILKTNDVLDSGNVILKEKRMVYGPVASGSVSGVHHGALNVDPISGSQRVVVVERKVEVGQVLQAGMVWPR; encoded by the exons ATTCAGTCAGACAATGATACTCAAGGACACATAGAGTACTCAATCCGTGGGCAAGGTGCTACTGAAGAACCCAAGAACCTCTTTACTATTGATCCGAAAAATGGCTACATTCGAATCAACAACATCCTGGATAGAGAGAAACAATCACATTATACA ATATATGGAATGGCAAAAAACATGCACAACCTGTCTGTAGAGTTGCAAGAAATTACAATTAATTTTACTGTTGAAGATCAAAATGATTGTCCTCCTGTGTTTAAAATGAATCAAGCTGGATCTGTTCATGAACTAAGCATAAAAg AAACTGAGGTAATGCAGATAATTGCTACTGATGATGATGAACCCAATACTCAGAATTCAAAAATTGCATTCAGCATTTTGGAACAGTCCCCAGCAGGGCAGATGATGTTCAGGCTTGACAGCAATACAGGCAAGATTTATGTTAAAGAATCAAACCTTGACAGAGAA ATACAAGGTTCCTATTCTTTAATTGTTCAAGGTACTGATCTTGGTGGATCAGCCGGAGGAATGACTGGAACAGGAACTGTACAAATCATAATTGAAGATGTCAATGATAACCCTCCTACACTGATTGGAGaatct TGTGTATTCAGTGTGAAAGAAAATATAGATCATGGTGAAATTTGGAGAATCAAGGTTGAGGATTTAGATCAAAAATATTCTGACAACTGGCTGgcagtttttaaaattaaatcaggaAATGAAGCAGGGTACTTTACTATAACAACTGACCCTAAGACCAATGAAGGAGTTGTCATGCTCAATAAG GCTATAGATTATGAAGAAATCTCAAGCTTTGAGCTTACAGTTGAAGTCACAAACAAAGCAGTCTTTTACACTTCAGTTTctgaaacaaaacataataaaattaTAGTAAATGTAAAGAACGTCCTAGAAGGTCCCAAATTTCACAGAAAGATATATGCTATCCCAGTTTCTGAGGACAGAAGAAAATTCACAAGTCACACTGTGATTGGGACATATCAAGCCATATCTGAGGATAATAGAATGATAATAAAGAATGCCAG CTATTTTAAGAGAAATGATCCCGAAAATTGGCTAATAATCGATGAACACACTGCAGAAATCAGACTTAACAAAATTCCAGATCGGGAGTCAAAGTTCATCATTAATGGAAAATACAATGTAGAAATATTGTGCATCACAAAAG ATTTTGCTTCAGAAACAGCCACTGGCACCATTACTCTGGAGGTTGAAGATTTCAATGATCACTGTCCTCGTCTTACAAGTACCATCCAGTCTCTGTGTACAGAGGATCAAGTTGTGTATGTCACAGCGGAGGATGAAGATGCAGATCCTAATGCGGCCCCATTTACATTCTCAATTGTACCTGAAGGTACAAAGTGCAAATGGATGGTTGAAAGTCTGAATG GAACAACTGCAATCCTGAGGTCAAAGACTAGACTGTGGCCTGGTTCATATCAAGTAACAATAAATGTACAGGACCAACAGGGGCTTGCTTGTCCTGACCATCAGGTAGTACAAGTAGACATTTGCACCTGTAATGAAGTAAAAACACCCTGTCGAGATAGATtgccaaaaaaaacatctacatTTGGACCTGCAGGTATTGCTCTGCTAATCCTTGGATTTGTAATACTATCAA TTGTCCCTCTTCTACtattgttctgtgtgtgtggaagGGACTGTGGAGGAATCTGTGGAGGAGTCTGTTGGGGGGACTGTCAAGAAGATCATAAAAATAACTTTTCGCAAATATCTACTGGTATCAGTAATTTAATTGCATATCACACAGAGGGACCAGGTGAAGACAAT GACATGCTGAAAAAACAAACTTCCAGCAAGCAGGAACTACCTCCTTTCAATGTATATGTTGGAGGAAAACCCAGACCAGAACCAATAAATATCATATTTCGGCCTGCGGAGAGCAATTTTGAAGGCATTGCACTTCATGAAGCTTATTTGAAAAACTACTATATGATG AAGGCAAACCATTTTGCAGCAGAGGAATGCCATAGGGGCACAGATGACTTTTTGGTTTATGACAAGGAAAGCCAAGAATCACCTGCTGGATCAGTGGGGTGCTGCAGTTTCATTGAAGAAGACCATGATTTGGAATTCCTTAATGATATTGGAACCAGGTTTAAAAGCCTCGCAGAGATCTGCATTAGCAAAGAAGTGAAGTCAGATATTTTGATCTGTCCACCAATATCCCCTGTCCAGCCCAGCAGTATAttaactgacacagagaccACTTACAAAGCTGTACACCTCACTACAAATACAGTAGTTCCTCATTCAGTATGTGTTATTCAACAGCCAGCATTCTATCCCACAACACCCAATGCACAAACAATTCAATACACAGAAGACCCTCAAGTCCATAACATCATATTAGTCTCAGAAGGGTCTTCTGTTTCACATTTACAGGGTATTCTAAAAACGAATGATGTTCTGGATTCAGGGAATGTCATCCTTAAGGAGAAGAGAATGGTGTATGGACCTGTTGCATCAGGTAGTGTGAGCGGTGTACATCATGGTGCTTTGAACGTGGATCCCATATCTGGCTCTCAGAGAGTAGTAGTAGTGGAAAGGAAGGTAGAGGTTGGACAGGTTTTGCAAGCGGGAATGGTATGGCCTAGGTAG
- the LOC136765575 gene encoding desmoglein-2.1: MARVSLPGLVALLLVVITVFKNGIEAGQLRRQKREWIIPPIKIMENEDYTKKAYIAKIRSDKEIYGSVVYSLTGVGADREPINLFIVDPIEGTIKITDKVDREKIDSYYLRGIARNKNNWELVENEIDLRFFIEDQNDNTPVFQEFQTGEVDEQSPAGTSVMQVIATDLDQPNTTHSKIAYRIVDQSPSDKMMFYIDRYTGVIYVQESTLDRETHDTYSLTVQGQDLGGEPNGRIGYGKVAVKVRDINDNPPTLEKDQYDGTIEENTRDVEVMRFKASDLDQVGTDNWNAEYEIVSGNEGQYFSITTDKKTNEGILVLKKEVDYEQLKNLDLDVVVRNVAPYVGVGGSSGASVGFGGEGGGGGGGGFGGGGGGGGGGGGGGSGSSTAYSGFSKTYPVKITVKNQPEGPRFDPKVKAVAVSEEKAKTNINSVIVKYPALNGDTLKPAEHVRYAKGYDPDYWLTIDERTAEIKLNKLPDRESKHLVNGTYYAKILCMTEDLPSKTATGTIAIQVEDFNDHCPHLTSTSQILCTDDHVVYVTAEDGDIDPNGAPFSFTIIPEDTKGKWTVEPLNDTSVILRNAEKMWPGLYTIGLEVKDQQGLSCPDKQVLQVDVCTCNKDKSCGESRKTSGAVFGPAGIGLLILGCLMLLLLPLLLLFCKCGGPGAAGYGGFKEMPFDTKEHLIAYSTEGQGDDKAVPTLIPPMEMDSGGIDSGMKQMNMNSLGSGYNNQPGYKYPDQSSSHRYNGGTFISQENGSTLRSRFELHDDSYDGIALPEAYLENYYMEKAKHAAVEGQTQKDALLIYDFEGRESPVGSVGCCSFIEGDQDLEFLNDLGPKFKTLAEICTGKEEKIEVIRPPSPPQPTQPVAMSTHTMTNKENVINTNIMPTPAPQPQPIQQSSTVFSSSTLPTMHVRENVVVPNSAYVIQQPVYYAATPVIQTTRYVVDPHVHNTMLVSERSSAPNIHGMVLVNDVPSSENIIIKEKGMMSGPSMQGGMINVQHGTLNMGERPGAQNVVLVERKVGNGQFVQEGMAGLNQGVVHFGDLSGSQDVVYREKIVSSSSGSHGGMRGLDGGLYHMGNLPGAQNVVLMERKVGTGQGVQEGMAGLNQGVVQMSSLSGSQNFVSRENTRLTSSGSQGGMMGLDRGTSALGNMTSSSKVVVEEVTSRHV, translated from the exons ATGGCCCGGGTTTCTCTCCCAGGCTTGGTCGCACTGCTGCTGGTCGTGATCACG GTTTTCAAAAATGGAATTGAAGCTGGTCAACTAAGGAGGCAAAAAAGAGAATGGATTATTCCTCCGATAAAAATCATGGAAAATGAGGACTATACAAAGAAGGCATATATTGCCAAG ATTCGTTCTGACAAAGAGATCTATGGTTCTGTGGTGTATTCATTGACGGGAGTGGGTGCTGATAGAGAACCTATCAACTTATTCATCGTGGATCCAATTGAAGGGACAATCAAAATCACAGATAAAGTGGATCGAGAGAAAATTGATAGTTActat cTCAGAGGAATtgcaagaaacaaaaataactgGGAGCTGGTGGAGAACGAAATTGATCTACGTTTTTTTATTGAAGATCAAAACGACAATACCCCagtgtttcaagagtttcaaaCTGGAGAAGTTGATGAACAAAGCCCAGCAG GCACATCTGTCATGCAAGTAATTGCTACAGATTTGGATCAGCCTAATACTACACATTCAAAAATTGCATATCGAATTGTGGACCAGTCACCATCGGATAAGATGATGTTCTATATCGATCGATATACTGGCGTTATCTATGTTCAGGAGTCTACCCTCGACAGAGAA ACGCATGACACCTATAGTTTGACTGTTCAAGGTCAAGATCTAGGCGGTGAACCCAATGGCCGCATTGGATATGGAAAAGTTGCAGTTAAAGTCAGAGATATCAATGATAATCCACCTACACTGGAGAAAGATCag TATGATGGCACCATCGAGGAAAATACAAGAGATGTTGAAGTAATGAGATTCAAGGCCTCTGATCTGGACCAGGTGGGCACTGACAACTGGAATGCTGAATATGAGATTGTGTCAGGAAATGAAGGACAATACTTCAGTATCACAACTGATAAGAAGACAAACGAAGGCATCTTAGTGCTGAAGAAG GAAGTAGATTATGAACAACTGAAGAACTTGGACCTGGACGTGGTTGTCCGAAATGTAGCACCATATGTGGGTGTAGGAGGTAGTAGTGGAGCTTCAGTTGGATTTGGAGGCGAAGGTGGcggaggaggtggaggtggatTTGGAGGCGGAGGCGGAGGCGGAGGCGGAGGCGGAGGCGGAGGATCTGGTAGTTCAACTGCATACAGTGGATTTTCAAAGACCTATCCAGTTAAAATCACAGTAAAAAACCAGCCTGAAGGACCAAGGTTTGACCCGAAGGTAAAAGCTGTTGCAGTATCTGAGGAAAAGGCAAAAACGAACATCAACAGTGTGATTGTAAAATATCCAGCCTTGAATGGGGATACTTTAAAGCCTGCTGAGCATGTCAG aTATGCCAAAGGATATGATCCCGACTACTGGCTGACAATTGATGAACGTACTGCAGAAATCAAGCTTAACAAGTTGCCAGACCGGGAATCCAAGCACTTGGTTAATGGAACATACTACGCAAAAATTCTGTGCATGACTGAAG ATTTACCTTCAAAAACAGCCACTGGTACCATTGCCATTCAGGTTGAAGACTTCAATGATCACTGTCCTCATCTTACAAGTACTTCACAGATTTTATGTACAGATGACCACGTTGTGTATGTCACTGCTGAGGATGGAGACATTGATCCCAATGGAGCCCCGTTTTCATTCACAATTATACCTGAAGATACAAAGGGAAAATGGACAGTTGAACCTCTGAATG ATACATCTGTAATCCTAAGGAATGCGGAGAAGATGTGGCCTGGTTTATATACAATCGGTCTTGAAGTTAAAGACCAACAAGGGTTGTCCTGTCCTGACAAACAGGTTTTACAAGTTGATGTTTGTACCTGCAATAAAGATAAATCCTGTGGAGAGTCAAGAAAAACATCTGGTGCTGTATTTGGACCTGCAGGCATTGGGCTCCTTATCCTTGGGTGTCTAATGTTATTAC TTTTACCTCTTCTACTGCTGTTTTGCAAGTGTGGTGGCCCTGGTGCAGCTGGTTATGGGGGGTTTAAAGAAATGCCTTTTGATACCAAAGAGCATTTGATCGCATATTCCACAGAAGGACAAGGTGATGACAAG GCAGTTCCAACTCTGATTCCACCCATGGAAATGGATTCTGGAGGAATTGATTCAGGGATGAAACAAATGAATATGAATTCTCTTGGATCTGGTTATAATAACCAGCCTGGGTACAAGTACCCAGATCAGAGCTCAAGCCATAGGTACAATGGTGGTACATTTATAAGTCAGGAAAACGGAAGCACTTTACGTTCAAGGTTTGAACTACATGATGATTCTTATGATGGGATTGCACTACCTGAAGCTTATTTGGAAAATTACTACATGGAG aagGCGAAGCATGCTGCAGTGGAAGGCCAAACTCAGAAAGATGCGTTGCTTATTTATGACTTCGAAGGGCGTGAATCCCCTGTTGGATCAGTGGGGTGCTGCAGTTTCATTGAAGGTGACCAGGACTTGGAATTCCTGAATGATCTAGGACCCAAGTTTAAAACTCTTGCAGAGATCTGCACAGGCAAAGAAGAAAAGATCGAAGTTATCAgaccaccatcaccaccacaaCCTACCCAGCCAGTTGCTATGTCGACTCACACAATGAccaataaagaaaatgtgatcaatacaaatattatgcCCACCCCAGCTCCACAACCCCAACCTATTCAACAAAGCAGTACAGTATTTTCTTCCTCTACTCTCCCAACTATGCACGTTAGAGAAAATGTTGTTGTTCCCAATTCAGCATACGTCATTCAACAACCTGTGTACTATGCTGCCACACCAGTTATACAAACCACTCGATACGTAGTTGACCCTCATGTCCACAACACCATGCTAGTCTCAGAAAGATCTTCTGCTCCCAATATCCATGGCATGGTGCTGGTAAATGATGTTCCCAGTTCAGAGAATATAATCATAAAAGAGAAGGGAATGATGTCCGGACCTTCAATGCAAGGTGGGATGATCAATGTACAGCATGGTACCTTGAACATGGGAGAAAGACCTGGTGCTCAGAATGTAGTGTTAGTGGAGAGGAAAGTGGGAAATGGCCAGTTTGTGCAAGAAGGAATGGCAGGGTTAAATCAAGGGGTTGTTCACTTTGGTGATCTGTCTGGATCGCAGGATGTGGTGTATAGAGAGAAAATTGTGTCATCTAGCTCAGGCTCACATGGTGGAATGAGGGGGCTCGATGGAGGCCTTTATCACATGGGTAATCTGCCTGGCGCACAGAATGTGGTGTTAATGGAGAGAAAAGTGGGGACTGGGCAGGGTGTGCAAGAAGGAATGGCAGGGCTCAATCAAGGTGTTGTACAAATGAGTTCCCTGTCTGGATCGCAGAATTTTGTGTCAAGAGAAAACACTCGGTTAACCAGCTCGGGTTCACAGGGTGGGATGATGGGTCTGGACAGGGGCACCTCTGCTTTGGGTAATATGACTAGCTCGTCTAAGGTAGTCGTGGAAGAGGTCACTAGTCGCCATGTGTAA